The DNA window TAATCTCTTGAAAAAAATATATGGGTAGATTATAATGCTAAAGTGAATATGAAAAAATTATCAAAATAAATATATTCAGTAAGGCCAGACAGGAGAAAAGAAGAAGCATGCTGACGTATAATTTTACAAATATAGGGTCAGATTCGATGTATGAATATCTGTATAAATGCATCAAAAACGACATTTTACAGGGCAATTTGCAGGCAGGAGAGAAACTTCCGTCCAAGCGGAGTTTTGCAAAAAATTTGGGTATCAGCGTGATCACCGTAGAAAATGCCTATGAGCAGCTGATCGCGGAGGGTTATATCTATTCCATGCCCAAAAGAGGATTCTATGTAACGGATTTTAAGGGCGCACTGGAGACCAAACAGAGAGAAGAAGTGCAGGAGATCATTCCCCTGACCAGCGGAGAAAACAGTTATCTGGCGGATTTTACCAGTAACCAGACCGAAGCCGATCAGTTTCCGTTTACCATCTGGGCAAAGATGATCCGGGAGGTATTAAGCGACAGCCGGATCCAGCTGATGACCAACCCGCCCTGTGGAGGAATCATGTCGCTCAGACAGTCGATCGCGGGCTATCTGAAAGACTTCCGGGGCATGACGGTACAGCCGGAGCAGATCATCATCGGAGCCGGAACCGAGTACCTGTACGGGCTTCTGATCCAGCTTTTGGGACACGAAGCGGTCTATGCGGTGGAAAATCCGGGGTATCAGAAGATCGGAAAAATCTATCAGAACTATCAGGTTAACTGGAAATACATCGATATGGATAAAGAAGGCGTGGAAGTTTCTCAGTTAGAGGAAAAAAAGGTAGATATTGTACATATTTCTCCATCCCATCATTATCCGACCGGAATCGTGATGCCGATCAGCCGCCGTTATGAACTCCTTGGCTGGGCGGCGAAAGGAGAAGGAAAATACATCATCGAGGACGATTACGACAGTGAACTGCGTCTGGGAGGGAAACCGATCCCGACCCTGCAAAGTATCGATATTTCCGAAAAAGTTATTTATATGAATACCTTTACAAAGACGCTGGCTTCTACCGTGCGTATCAGTTATATGATCCTGCCGCGTCCGCTTCTGGAACAGTTTTACCAGAAATTATCATTTTATTCCTGTACGGTATCAAACTTTGAACAATATACCCTGGATCTGTTTATCAAAGAAGGATATTTCGAAAAACATATTAACCGGCTGCGCAATTACTATCAAAATAAGAAAAATGGATTCTTATCTGCGATCCGGGATAGTGGCCTG is part of the Blautia faecicola genome and encodes:
- the pdxR gene encoding MocR-like pyridoxine biosynthesis transcription factor PdxR translates to MLTYNFTNIGSDSMYEYLYKCIKNDILQGNLQAGEKLPSKRSFAKNLGISVITVENAYEQLIAEGYIYSMPKRGFYVTDFKGALETKQREEVQEIIPLTSGENSYLADFTSNQTEADQFPFTIWAKMIREVLSDSRIQLMTNPPCGGIMSLRQSIAGYLKDFRGMTVQPEQIIIGAGTEYLYGLLIQLLGHEAVYAVENPGYQKIGKIYQNYQVNWKYIDMDKEGVEVSQLEEKKVDIVHISPSHHYPTGIVMPISRRYELLGWAAKGEGKYIIEDDYDSELRLGGKPIPTLQSIDISEKVIYMNTFTKTLASTVRISYMILPRPLLEQFYQKLSFYSCTVSNFEQYTLDLFIKEGYFEKHINRLRNYYQNKKNGFLSAIRDSGLHKCVEISGEEAGVHFLMKLKTEKAEENVIELAKAQGIKLSPLSKFYYEKKAGIENTYVMNYSSVDMERIGKIVRGLEKIC